In Vibrio sp. NTOU-M3, the following proteins share a genomic window:
- the dmpI gene encoding 4-oxalocrotonate tautomerase DmpI yields the protein MPFIAFESGQLTDEVKEKLIEKLTEVSVEITGIPKELFLVSIREQPDNNIAVGGKSVEQIKKEIAEQT from the coding sequence ATGCCATTTATTGCTTTTGAATCAGGTCAGTTAACGGATGAAGTAAAAGAAAAACTGATTGAGAAATTAACTGAAGTTTCAGTTGAAATAACGGGAATACCTAAAGAATTGTTCTTAGTCTCTATTCGAGAGCAGCCGGATAATAATATTGCGGTTGGTGGCAAAAGCGTGGAACAAATCAAAAAAGAGATAGCAGAACAAACATAA
- a CDS encoding integron integrase, with amino-acid sequence MKSQFLLNVKEYMHTRHYSPRTIDAYLIWIQKYIVFHHMTHPSKLGDKDVEKFLSHLAMNGKVAAKTQSLALNAIHFLYREYFRTPLNTELKFQKSLVDRKLPVVLTKEEMRRFVLHINPKYKLQIMLLYGSGLRLMECVRLRVHDIDYHYGAIRIWQGKGGKNRTVTLAKELNPMLKEHEALARRYYDKDMNSKGYGGTWVKESLRRKYPGCEFEFGWHYIFPSSRTSIDPESNLERRQHINEAVLQRSVKAAARNAEIEKNVSCHTLRHSFATHLLESGADIRTVQEQLGHSDVKTTQIYTHVLERGASGVTSPLSNL; translated from the coding sequence ATGAAAAGTCAGTTCCTATTGAATGTGAAAGAATACATGCATACACGCCATTACTCTCCACGCACTATTGATGCATATCTTATATGGATACAGAAGTATATCGTATTTCATCATATGACTCATCCTTCGAAGCTTGGAGATAAAGATGTTGAGAAATTTCTATCTCACCTTGCAATGAATGGTAAAGTTGCAGCCAAAACGCAATCTTTAGCGCTAAATGCAATTCATTTTTTATATCGCGAATACTTTAGAACACCTCTAAATACAGAGCTAAAATTCCAAAAATCATTAGTAGACCGAAAATTACCAGTAGTTCTTACTAAAGAGGAAATGCGGCGTTTTGTTCTACATATTAATCCGAAATACAAACTACAAATAATGCTGCTATATGGCTCAGGCCTACGTTTAATGGAATGTGTAAGGCTACGGGTACATGATATAGATTATCACTATGGTGCAATACGAATATGGCAAGGGAAAGGCGGTAAGAACAGAACGGTCACGCTAGCGAAAGAACTTAATCCTATGCTAAAAGAACATGAAGCACTTGCGAGAAGATACTACGATAAAGATATGAACTCAAAAGGTTATGGTGGAACCTGGGTAAAAGAATCACTTCGAAGAAAATATCCAGGATGCGAATTTGAATTTGGTTGGCACTATATTTTCCCATCATCTAGAACGAGCATTGATCCTGAATCAAATCTTGAACGCAGACAGCACATTAATGAAGCAGTGCTACAGCGCTCTGTCAAAGCGGCAGCTCGTAACGCTGAGATAGAAAAAAATGTGTCGTGCCATACATTACGCCATAGCTTTGCTACTCATCTTCTAGAGTCAGGCGCTGATATTAGGACTGTCCAAGAGCAGTTGGGCCATAGTGATGTAAAAACTACCCAAATTTACACTCATGTCTTAGAGCGTGGTGCGAGTGGGGTAACTAGTCCTCTTTCTAATTTATAA
- a CDS encoding energy transducer TonB, which yields MRFLRLFILILVVGCSSSVENTYSSEYLDLEPIEFVSPRYPKVAVENNLSGYVVMTFNITKNGDVADIVVIDSTPKGIFEKVAVQALSKWKYEPLEDVELIAQKQKLVFKI from the coding sequence ATGAGATTTTTGCGATTATTTATCTTGATCTTAGTAGTAGGGTGTTCAAGTTCTGTAGAAAACACTTACTCATCGGAATATTTAGATCTAGAGCCAATAGAGTTTGTATCGCCGAGATACCCTAAAGTTGCAGTAGAGAATAACCTGTCAGGGTATGTGGTCATGACGTTTAACATTACTAAAAATGGAGATGTGGCTGATATTGTTGTAATCGATTCCACCCCAAAGGGGATCTTTGAAAAGGTAGCTGTACAAGCGTTGTCCAAATGGAAATATGAGCCACTTGAAGATGTTGAGCTTATTGCTCAAAAACAAAAATTAGTCTTTAAAATCTAA
- a CDS encoding GNAT family N-acetyltransferase, with amino-acid sequence MEVQLVKIEREERHILENLFCYYVYDMSEYMNWNPAKDGTFGGYDVSKFDPYWNRDDHIPYFIKVNNELAGFVLIRRYPSDLTLYDVAQFFVLRKFKGQGVGKLVLAQVVKAFPGKWQIRILLENSGALSFWKSAVSNIVGEDYTLSKANDVDLVMFFIHFEAAS; translated from the coding sequence ATGGAAGTTCAGCTAGTAAAAATAGAACGAGAAGAGCGGCATATACTTGAGAATTTGTTCTGCTACTATGTATACGACATGTCAGAGTATATGAATTGGAATCCAGCTAAAGATGGTACGTTCGGAGGGTACGATGTCTCAAAGTTCGACCCTTATTGGAATCGAGATGATCATATTCCATATTTCATAAAGGTGAATAACGAACTCGCAGGCTTTGTTCTGATTCGTCGTTACCCTAGTGACTTAACACTTTACGACGTTGCCCAATTTTTTGTTCTACGTAAGTTTAAAGGTCAGGGCGTAGGAAAGCTTGTTTTGGCGCAAGTCGTTAAAGCTTTTCCGGGTAAATGGCAAATCCGAATTCTTTTGGAAAACTCAGGGGCACTCAGTTTCTGGAAGTCTGCTGTTTCCAATATCGTAGGTGAAGACTATACGTTGTCAAAAGCGAATGATGTGGATCTTGTCATGTTCTTTATCCACTTTGAGGCAGCCAGTTAA
- a CDS encoding DUF5677 domain-containing protein, translating into MRTIQEQFNKILEDLVADNPAKARELDIKKLVADLTPEFVEMIGKSLHSSMPEMLSHRRSDFSSFADMNVEKWQSAFDLLETHIVICTEAGATLNSKYRPEAAEQGDLIFDLLVRHHARACHIANEILCLLKNGFPDAAHSRWRALHEVNATALFIFNHGQECAERFYFHDVVDAYDAMKEHRKYEDRLQAKGPTDIEMNELKKVYDDLIIKYGRSYAGHYGWAAYLFPGHSRVGFGAIEKDVGLEHMRPYYKWASQNIHAGSKGLRNRLALVDCSEDILVVGQSNSGMTDPAHATAISLLGVTSTLLTYKPSMDTIVMLQIAAKYSDKIGREFLRLSRNTDL; encoded by the coding sequence ATGAGAACTATTCAAGAACAATTCAATAAAATCCTCGAGGATTTGGTTGCTGATAACCCAGCTAAAGCGCGAGAGCTAGATATCAAAAAGCTGGTTGCTGACTTAACTCCAGAATTTGTAGAAATGATCGGTAAATCATTGCATTCCTCAATGCCTGAAATGCTTTCACATCGCAGGTCAGATTTTAGCTCGTTTGCGGATATGAATGTTGAAAAATGGCAATCGGCTTTTGATCTACTTGAAACGCATATCGTAATCTGTACTGAAGCGGGAGCAACTCTAAATTCAAAGTATCGCCCAGAAGCAGCAGAACAAGGGGACTTGATATTTGACCTATTAGTTCGTCATCACGCTAGAGCCTGCCACATAGCAAACGAAATTTTATGCTTATTAAAGAATGGGTTCCCTGATGCTGCACACTCAAGATGGAGAGCGTTACATGAAGTGAATGCCACTGCCTTATTCATTTTTAATCACGGTCAAGAGTGTGCCGAACGCTTTTATTTTCATGATGTTGTGGATGCTTATGACGCTATGAAAGAGCATCGTAAATACGAAGACCGGTTACAAGCAAAGGGACCAACAGATATAGAAATGAATGAATTGAAAAAGGTTTATGATGATCTCATCATAAAATATGGTAGAAGCTACGCCGGGCATTATGGGTGGGCTGCATATTTGTTTCCGGGACATAGTCGCGTAGGATTCGGTGCTATTGAGAAAGACGTGGGGCTTGAACATATGCGCCCTTATTATAAATGGGCAAGCCAAAATATTCATGCAGGCTCGAAAGGTTTGAGAAACCGCTTAGCGCTTGTTGATTGTAGCGAAGACATATTAGTAGTTGGGCAAAGCAATTCAGGTATGACAGATCCGGCTCATGCTACAGCCATTAGTTTACTCGGGGTAACGAGTACATTACTGACCTATAAGCCCTCGATGGATACAATTGTAATGCTGCAAATAGCGGCAAAGTACTCAGATAAAATTGGTCGTGAGTTTCTCAGGCTTTCGAGGAATACTGATTTATAA